Proteins found in one Candidatus Cloacimonadota bacterium genomic segment:
- a CDS encoding DEAD/DEAH box helicase — translation MANTKFGNTWWGAAWLKALTNIDYSNRLPRGVRYARNGSVVSIEIKQKYIHARVSGTRATPYKVKIVKKEFTKTEQEKIKKIILDNPYYLSQLASHKLPYTLLDDLERKNIALFPNSWQDMQASCSCPDWAVPCKHIAAVFYIIANEIDQNPFLVFDFHNYDLLTEISRTVDISKNKVNSLEQDITSWKALVSIKKTISKQNNAFQILQQIDLSTIAESDNDIINVLSQNPLFITDRDFRYVLAEMYKFNKKLITKFLNSTSQETQRLTQYQVTSIKLQKDSRDFAVELENDKQERILLNELEGLYQYFKQVDLAELQEANAQTVVFWFCLAFAFHLIKAGAYLPQIVNDTENRYLLRWIPALFKKNVSDIYHTMVEVIPENFVKIIDSKKESSTNPEEAVNFLISQIIKNIMQDYYIKISQRRMDKIDSFFFHDFSFCLKKFEDKQIPHTIHLWLSRFYLVHQLNSPVIKIDETAKGNEFLFEILVEEKQKKIETLIPLQKVLKQKKYEKMRLALLKDLSQLSEFLPVVNTYLARQAQTPISINSNEFVSIWFHSLPILEILRVKSLIPKSLKKIIKPQLTLSLKKSQKEMKVKSYLDLMQLLSFNWEIAIGDKFISKDEFFRHVSQLSGIVKYADRYIYIEQNELQKLMKTARQDIPSFTPTNLLRMGIEGKYKDVELDISNDLKRIFKNIFSVKKIAVPNGLKGTLRHYQTRGLQWLFHNAQIGFGSIIADDMGLGKTIQVISLLLKYQEQSDLSNPALIIVPTTLLTNWQKEFQKFAPTLNVTIYHGYKRELETNCQAVLTTYGVSRSDNRKLNKTRWSFIILDEAQNIKNPLTKQTKAIKSLNGNIRIAMTGTPVENRLSEYWSIMDFVNKGLLGSATSFRREFAMPIEKERDKGKLKQFLHITSPFIMRRVKADKSIIKDLPEKIVIDQFCLLTKQQTALYQNVVDSTMKLLDKTDSAQSIERKGAIFKLITSLKQICNHPVNFLKKGDKSLEDSGKTQFLTTLLEKILSNREKCLIFTQYKEMGNILQPLLTQKFETDVLFLHGGISRKKRDEMIEQFQNDQTKKIFILSLKAGGTGLNLTEANHVVHYDLWWNPAVENQATDRAYRIGQNKNVNVHRFITTGTFEEKINQMLESKKELFEISVQKGETWISEMSNSELQELVRLDLKS, via the coding sequence ATGGCTAATACAAAATTTGGCAATACCTGGTGGGGAGCAGCCTGGCTCAAGGCACTCACAAATATCGATTATTCCAATCGTCTGCCGCGCGGTGTGCGATATGCTCGCAACGGCTCGGTGGTTTCTATCGAGATCAAACAGAAATATATTCATGCCCGAGTTTCGGGAACCAGAGCAACGCCTTATAAAGTGAAAATCGTGAAAAAGGAGTTTACAAAAACTGAGCAGGAAAAAATTAAAAAAATCATTCTGGACAATCCCTATTATCTGTCTCAATTAGCTTCCCATAAGCTTCCATACACCTTGTTGGATGATTTGGAAAGAAAAAATATCGCCTTATTTCCAAATTCCTGGCAAGACATGCAAGCAAGCTGCTCCTGTCCGGATTGGGCAGTTCCCTGCAAACATATTGCAGCGGTTTTCTATATCATCGCCAACGAAATCGATCAAAATCCCTTCCTCGTTTTTGATTTTCATAACTACGATCTGCTGACGGAAATTTCCAGAACGGTTGATATTTCTAAGAATAAAGTTAATTCTCTGGAACAAGATATTACAAGTTGGAAGGCTCTGGTTTCGATAAAAAAAACAATTAGTAAGCAGAATAATGCATTCCAGATACTACAGCAAATTGACCTTTCCACCATCGCTGAAAGTGATAACGATATTATCAATGTTTTGTCGCAGAATCCTTTGTTTATAACTGATCGAGACTTTCGATATGTACTGGCGGAAATGTATAAATTCAATAAAAAACTTATCACAAAATTTTTGAATTCAACCTCACAGGAAACGCAGCGATTAACACAATATCAAGTCACATCTATAAAGTTACAGAAAGATAGCAGGGACTTTGCTGTTGAACTGGAAAATGACAAACAGGAAAGGATTTTGCTGAATGAACTGGAAGGACTTTATCAATATTTTAAACAGGTTGACCTGGCAGAATTGCAGGAAGCAAATGCTCAAACGGTTGTCTTTTGGTTTTGTCTGGCTTTTGCATTTCACCTGATCAAAGCTGGAGCGTATCTACCGCAAATAGTTAATGATACTGAAAATCGTTATTTACTGAGATGGATTCCGGCGTTATTCAAAAAGAATGTATCTGATATTTACCACACAATGGTAGAAGTTATTCCTGAAAATTTTGTGAAGATAATTGACAGTAAAAAAGAAAGTTCGACAAATCCTGAAGAAGCAGTGAATTTTCTCATTTCCCAAATTATTAAGAACATTATGCAAGATTATTATATCAAAATATCTCAGCGGAGAATGGACAAGATAGATAGCTTTTTCTTTCATGATTTCTCCTTTTGTCTTAAGAAATTTGAAGATAAACAAATTCCCCACACTATTCATCTCTGGCTCAGCAGATTTTATCTCGTTCATCAACTCAATTCGCCGGTCATCAAGATAGATGAAACTGCAAAAGGCAACGAATTTTTGTTTGAAATTCTGGTTGAAGAAAAGCAGAAGAAAATCGAAACATTAATTCCCCTGCAGAAAGTCTTGAAGCAAAAAAAATATGAAAAGATGCGACTCGCATTATTGAAAGATCTTTCTCAGCTCAGTGAATTCTTGCCGGTAGTAAATACTTATCTAGCCCGGCAGGCACAAACTCCGATCTCCATAAATTCCAATGAATTTGTCTCTATCTGGTTTCATTCTCTGCCCATCCTGGAAATTCTGCGAGTGAAAAGTCTCATCCCAAAATCTTTGAAAAAGATCATCAAACCTCAACTCACTTTGTCTTTGAAGAAATCACAAAAAGAAATGAAAGTGAAATCTTATCTGGATCTGATGCAGCTGCTTTCTTTCAACTGGGAAATAGCCATCGGCGATAAATTCATAAGCAAAGATGAATTTTTTCGTCATGTGAGCCAGTTATCGGGAATCGTTAAATATGCTGATCGATACATTTACATCGAGCAGAATGAACTCCAGAAATTGATGAAAACTGCCCGGCAGGATATTCCCTCGTTCACTCCCACAAATCTTTTGCGAATGGGAATCGAAGGTAAATATAAAGATGTTGAATTGGACATCAGTAATGACCTTAAACGAATTTTTAAAAATATTTTCTCTGTAAAAAAAATAGCTGTTCCAAACGGCTTAAAGGGAACTTTGCGACATTATCAAACGCGTGGATTGCAGTGGTTGTTTCATAATGCGCAAATCGGCTTCGGTTCCATCATCGCAGACGACATGGGGTTGGGAAAAACCATTCAGGTCATCTCACTTTTACTCAAATATCAGGAACAATCCGATCTTTCCAACCCAGCTCTGATAATTGTTCCCACAACTCTGCTCACAAACTGGCAAAAGGAATTTCAGAAATTTGCACCCACGCTAAACGTAACAATATATCATGGTTACAAACGTGAACTTGAAACAAACTGTCAGGCAGTTCTTACCACTTATGGAGTTTCGCGAAGCGATAACCGCAAATTAAACAAAACCAGGTGGAGCTTCATAATTCTGGATGAGGCACAAAATATCAAAAACCCACTCACCAAACAGACCAAAGCAATAAAATCCTTGAATGGCAACATTCGGATAGCGATGACAGGAACACCAGTAGAAAACAGATTATCAGAATATTGGAGCATCATGGATTTTGTGAATAAAGGGCTTTTGGGATCGGCGACATCTTTTCGCAGGGAATTCGCTATGCCCATCGAAAAAGAGCGCGATAAAGGCAAACTCAAGCAATTCCTGCACATCACTTCACCATTTATTATGCGCCGTGTGAAAGCAGATAAATCCATTATTAAAGATCTACCCGAAAAAATCGTGATTGATCAATTTTGTTTGCTTACAAAACAGCAGACAGCCCTTTATCAGAATGTGGTTGATAGCACAATGAAGTTATTAGATAAAACTGATTCTGCACAAAGTATTGAACGTAAAGGTGCGATTTTTAAGTTGATAACATCTCTCAAACAGATCTGCAATCATCCTGTGAATTTCTTGAAGAAAGGAGACAAATCGCTCGAGGATTCCGGTAAAACTCAATTCCTGACTACCCTTTTAGAAAAGATATTGAGTAATCGGGAAAAATGTCTTATCTTCACCCAATATAAAGAAATGGGAAATATTTTACAGCCACTGCTGACCCAAAAATTCGAAACTGATGTTCTGTTTTTGCATGGTGGCATCAGCCGTAAAAAGCGTGATGAGATGATCGAACAATTCCAGAATGATCAAACCAAAAAGATTTTCATTCTCTCTTTGAAAGCAGGTGGAACCGGCTTGAATTTAACAGAAGCAAATCATGTAGTTCATTATGATCTCTGGTGGAATCCTGCTGTAGAAAATCAGGCAACCGACAGAGCTTATCGCATCGGGCAAAACAAAAATGTGAACGTTCACCGTTTCATTACTACCGGCACATTTGAAGAAAAAATTAATCAAATGCTGGAATCTAAAAAGGAATTATTTGAAATTTCCGTTCAGAAAGGCGAAACCTGGATTTCTGAAATGTCGAACAGCGAATTGCAGGAACTGGTTAGGCTGGATTTGAAAAGTTGA
- a CDS encoding biotin--[acetyl-CoA-carboxylase] ligase, translating into MIEFKHPLFDEVYFYEKLITTSKQAEKMIREQTAQGNFLVIANEQSGGLGRNKSNWFSPVGGIWLTAALYGLSVQSSLTIFTGTCLHKILSKLFPTITNDLKIKWPNDIFLQNRKLSGILSSHLENEKYHLIGIGLNSNNLDFPDELKEDAISLKNILGEEVDNRQILAEFFDLFAADLPDFIEGKFDLKYFNENSFLKDKEITLDTDFDQFSGKCRGLNKNGAILIELKSGMIQPFYAGTVVDWSDRKNLK; encoded by the coding sequence ATGATTGAATTTAAACATCCCCTATTCGATGAAGTTTACTTCTACGAAAAATTGATAACCACTTCCAAACAGGCAGAAAAAATGATTCGGGAACAAACAGCACAGGGAAATTTCCTGGTAATTGCCAATGAACAATCCGGTGGGCTGGGCAGAAACAAAAGCAACTGGTTTTCTCCTGTTGGCGGTATCTGGCTGACTGCTGCGCTTTATGGACTCTCAGTACAATCCAGCTTAACGATATTCACCGGAACCTGTTTGCATAAAATTTTGAGTAAACTTTTTCCAACAATAACAAATGATCTGAAAATAAAATGGCCGAACGATATTTTTTTACAAAACAGAAAACTATCTGGTATTCTATCCTCTCACTTGGAAAATGAAAAATATCATCTGATTGGAATTGGTCTAAATTCAAATAACTTAGATTTTCCTGATGAACTTAAAGAAGACGCAATTTCTTTGAAAAACATTTTGGGAGAAGAAGTTGATAATCGTCAGATACTGGCAGAATTTTTCGATTTATTCGCAGCTGATCTGCCCGATTTTATTGAAGGCAAATTCGACCTGAAATATTTTAATGAAAATTCATTTCTAAAAGATAAAGAAATAACTTTAGATACAGATTTTGACCAGTTTTCCGGAAAATGCAGAGGTTTGAACAAAAACGGAGCCATCCTGATCGAACTTAAATCCGGCATGATCCAGCCATTTTATGCCGGAACGGTGGTGGATTGGAGTGATAGAAAAAATCTAAAATGA
- the queA gene encoding tRNA preQ1(34) S-adenosylmethionine ribosyltransferase-isomerase QueA has protein sequence MKDLSKTSSYWYDLPPELVAQFPVETRSESRLLKLEKKTGKVSHHKFSEIIDFLVPGDVLVVNKTKVIPARLFGNKTTGANVEVFLLNQLEDDVWECLVKPGRRLQIGVKINFSENFSAEIVDHAEEGGRIIRFYWKGDFWQNLDKLGKTPLPPYIKRDPIEKDRETYQTVYAQKRGSVAAPTAGLHFTPELLEKIKTKNIEILEVVLRVGLGTFRPVKTDNIAEHKMHSEFCEISQNTAEKINKAKEAKRRIIAVGTTTTRTLESFAQNGKVKSGSHWTDIFIYPGKNLQIINGLITNFHMPESTLMMLVSAFAGYENIMNAYKIAVQERYRFFSYGDAMVIL, from the coding sequence ATGAAAGATCTGTCAAAAACTTCCAGCTACTGGTACGATCTTCCGCCCGAACTTGTTGCTCAGTTCCCAGTAGAAACTCGCTCTGAAAGCCGTCTTTTGAAATTAGAAAAAAAAACAGGAAAAGTTTCACATCATAAATTTTCGGAAATTATAGATTTTTTGGTTCCAGGCGATGTGCTGGTTGTGAACAAAACCAAAGTTATTCCGGCCAGATTATTTGGAAATAAAACTACAGGCGCAAATGTAGAAGTTTTCCTTTTGAATCAATTAGAGGACGATGTGTGGGAATGTCTGGTAAAACCGGGTCGTCGTTTGCAAATTGGAGTTAAAATTAATTTTTCTGAAAATTTTTCTGCCGAGATCGTCGATCATGCCGAAGAAGGTGGAAGAATTATAAGATTCTACTGGAAGGGAGATTTCTGGCAGAATTTGGATAAACTTGGCAAAACTCCGCTGCCGCCTTACATCAAACGCGACCCGATCGAAAAAGACAGAGAAACCTATCAAACAGTCTATGCTCAAAAACGTGGTTCTGTGGCCGCTCCCACAGCTGGTTTACATTTCACTCCCGAACTTTTAGAAAAAATTAAAACTAAAAATATCGAAATCCTGGAAGTTGTTTTGCGAGTTGGTTTGGGAACCTTCCGACCCGTAAAAACGGACAACATTGCCGAACACAAAATGCACAGCGAATTTTGTGAGATTTCCCAAAATACTGCTGAAAAAATTAATAAAGCAAAAGAAGCGAAACGCAGGATCATCGCGGTGGGCACCACGACGACCAGAACACTGGAAAGTTTTGCCCAAAATGGAAAGGTAAAATCCGGCTCACATTGGACGGATATTTTTATTTATCCTGGAAAGAATTTGCAGATCATAAATGGCTTGATCACGAATTTTCACATGCCAGAATCTACGCTGATGATGCTGGTTTCGGCTTTTGCGGGTTATGAAAATATCATGAATGCCTACAAAATTGCTGTTCAAGAAAGATACCGCTTTTTCAGTTACGGCGATGCAATGGTGATACTATGA
- a CDS encoding DUF3108 domain-containing protein yields the protein MRKLILILLTIFSVSLLAFQPGEKLTFEIKYGVISAGEATLQIEDHTYRDSIETYRITSLANTNSFFDHVYKVRDRLESIWRKRGLVTLRFTKKLREGSYRQHRIHFYYPDQNFTIYTKIKKKKTSQERMEIADKTQDIFSAFYYYRLQDFSVGDTLVINVTADGRNYPAKIVAHRLETIETIFGDKECIVVEPILEGEAIFKQTGEIYIWLTYDEHKIPVLMSSKIIFGHFKAILKDAENVPFKITEK from the coding sequence ATGAGAAAATTAATTCTAATACTATTAACGATTTTCAGTGTAAGTTTACTTGCCTTCCAGCCTGGAGAAAAACTTACTTTCGAGATCAAATACGGAGTTATCAGTGCTGGTGAAGCTACCCTGCAAATTGAAGATCATACCTACCGAGATTCAATAGAAACGTACAGAATCACTTCTCTGGCAAATACGAATTCTTTTTTTGATCACGTTTATAAAGTGCGAGATCGCCTGGAATCAATCTGGAGAAAACGCGGACTGGTGACACTGCGATTTACCAAAAAATTGCGGGAAGGTTCTTATCGCCAGCATCGCATTCATTTTTATTATCCCGATCAGAATTTTACAATTTATACTAAAATTAAGAAAAAAAAGACCAGTCAAGAAAGAATGGAAATCGCCGATAAAACGCAGGATATTTTCAGTGCTTTCTATTATTACCGCCTGCAGGATTTCAGCGTTGGTGATACGCTGGTGATCAACGTTACAGCAGACGGCAGAAACTATCCCGCCAAAATTGTAGCCCATCGCCTCGAAACTATCGAGACGATCTTCGGTGATAAGGAATGCATCGTGGTGGAGCCTATCCTGGAAGGCGAAGCTATCTTCAAACAAACCGGTGAAATCTACATCTGGCTGACCTATGATGAACACAAAATTCCGGTATTGATGAGCAGTAAAATTATTTTCGGACATTTCAAAGCTATATTGAAAGATGCCGAAAATGTTCCTTTCAAAATTACAGAAAAATAA
- a CDS encoding BamA/TamA family outer membrane protein: MKKIVLIFLVLIIFLPLNCKEEKNSEFAVFPQFAYSQETGFWGGLITYYRYQIDQDPELKNHLDMMTMYTQKKQLQIRFFPKFNLTNLNSELNIDTSFMKWPSEFYGVENTDPEAEMYKFTPEIFEFELDWKYDLKPNWFLHFYSDQLHSVIIKRENSVLMTDLPGNEENILSGIGSGISYDSRDSEDYSTKGIFANLKLHSYSSWLGSDYDYEKLTLDLREFISINRNHVFAFQQYFSYRSDTTPFYRLFKLGEYVRAFNNELFLNNHGIAFRAEYRFFPFTGKIGQRIGFATFFDTGQGMQNLEDLNFSKFRCSFGAGLRISIFVQDRFNLRFDYGRCTTNSSVDIGGGETFG; encoded by the coding sequence TTGAAAAAAATAGTTTTGATTTTTTTAGTTTTAATTATTTTCCTTCCACTTAACTGCAAAGAAGAAAAGAATTCAGAATTCGCAGTTTTTCCTCAGTTTGCTTACTCGCAGGAAACAGGTTTCTGGGGTGGTTTGATAACTTACTATCGCTATCAGATTGATCAAGATCCTGAATTGAAGAACCATCTGGATATGATGACGATGTACACCCAGAAAAAACAGTTGCAGATACGTTTCTTCCCGAAATTTAATCTAACAAATCTGAATTCGGAACTGAACATAGACACTTCTTTTATGAAATGGCCCAGCGAATTTTACGGTGTTGAAAATACTGATCCTGAAGCTGAGATGTACAAATTTACTCCGGAGATATTTGAATTCGAATTGGATTGGAAATATGATCTTAAACCAAACTGGTTTCTTCATTTCTATTCCGATCAACTTCACAGTGTCATCATAAAACGCGAAAATTCTGTATTAATGACTGATCTACCTGGAAATGAAGAAAATATACTATCAGGAATTGGTTCTGGTATAAGTTATGACAGCCGGGACAGCGAAGATTATTCGACTAAAGGAATTTTTGCCAATTTGAAATTACATTCCTATAGTTCCTGGCTGGGGAGTGATTATGATTATGAAAAACTGACTCTCGATCTGCGCGAATTTATCAGTATCAATAGAAATCACGTTTTCGCATTTCAACAATATTTTTCATATCGCTCCGATACAACCCCATTTTACAGGTTGTTCAAATTGGGAGAATACGTTCGAGCATTTAATAATGAACTCTTTTTGAATAATCATGGAATTGCCTTCCGAGCTGAATATCGCTTTTTTCCATTCACCGGAAAAATCGGACAGAGAATTGGATTTGCCACATTTTTTGATACGGGACAGGGAATGCAGAATTTGGAAGATCTCAATTTTTCCAAGTTCCGCTGCAGTTTCGGTGCTGGACTGCGCATCAGTATTTTTGTGCAAGACCGCTTTAATCTGCGTTTCGATTATGGCCGATGCACCACAAACAGTTCAGTTGATATCGGTGGAGGAGAAACATTCGGATGA